One Triplophysa rosa linkage group LG21, Trosa_1v2, whole genome shotgun sequence DNA segment encodes these proteins:
- the spry1 gene encoding protein sprouty homolog 1 translates to MDHHGQRGGGVRHVDLSSGAVLSLDQIRAIRSCNEYTEGPSVPPRSSDKRERTHEVIVVSLNNNSPRPPALSRSVSTGSAASSGSNSSVSSERGLLARTPRDHGPERAVRTQPKSLHPFLPPDAPLKQTKVEKIDSAHLYICENCGKCKCVECTAPRPLPSRLACDGQFLCSADNLVEHGTCMCLVKGMFYHCSNEDDAGDPCADRPCSLSHPQCCSRFMCMGLASVLFPCLLCYLPAKGCVKACHLCHDRLNRPGCRCKNSNTVYCKLQSWNHTPGHVPGKPS, encoded by the coding sequence ATGGATCATCACGGTCAGCGTGGAGGGGGCGTCAGACATGTGGACCTCTCGTCTGGGGCAGTTCTGTCCCTGGATCAGATCAGAGCCATCCGCTCTTGTAACGAGTACACCGAGGGCCCGAGCGTGCCTCCGCGGAGCTCCGACAAACGGGAGAGGACTCACGAGGTGATTGTGGTGAGCCTCAATAATAATTCCCCGCGGCCGCCCGCTCTCAGCAGATCCGTCAGCACGGGCAGCGCCGCCAGTTCCGGGAGCAACAGCAGCGTTTCCTCGGAGCGAGGCCTCCTCGCGCGCACACCGCGTGACCACGGACCGGAGCGAGCCGTGCGGACTCAACCCAAATCCCTGCACCCCTTTCTGCCTCCGGACGCTCCACTTAAACAGACGAAGGTGGAGAAGATCGACTCCGCCCACTTGTACATCTGCGAGAATTGTGGGAAATGTAAATGCGTGGAATGCACAGCTCCCCGGCCGCTGCCCTCGCGGCTCGCCTGCGACGGACAGTTTCTGTGTTCGGCCGACAACCTGGTGGAACACGGAACGTGCATGTGTCTGGTGAAGGGAATGTTCTACCACTGTTCTAATGAGGATGACGCGGGCGACCCGTGTGCGGATCGGCCCTGTTCCCTCTCTCACCCACAGTGCTGCTCGCGCTTCATGTGCATGGGCCTGGCGTCCGTGCTCTTCCCGTGTCTGCTCTGTTATCTGCCCGCTAAAGGCTGCGTGAAGGCCTGTCACTTGTGTCACGATCGCTTGAACAGACCCGGCTGCCGCTGTAAGAACTCCAACACGGTTTACTGCAAACTGCAGAGCTGGAACCACACGCCCGGACACGTGCCGGGAAAACCGTCCTGA
- the afg2a gene encoding ribosome biogenesis protein SPATA5: MSSKKNKAKRRVSEGEKSALLCDEADSCAASGGFTVSDFIERAEDQTPQRWRSYLAQMSVNTMKGVNVCIGQPVLITSSARRQEVCVAWPTCQFPFRRVGLQSSVQLNLRVKPGGHVTLEPITGALLPAEHIHLSLTPEDKVINTEEFRKYLLHMLDSRVLLPGSSLSVWYFGRGCVMGVESVQGVDGVTVESVSSVHQTSVSDRSTLDLSSHLEQLSINQNQFQPSASTPNRPQNSSPLTPLSPSTPCELIQPGPRESSFSPVLIAADTPGQSAAVSLSPSAGRSGTDTFYNVCSSTKLSISDSCGPDESSEGQERSKVTYSMIGGLSNQLEVIRETIQLPLKHPELFKSYGIPPPRGVLLYGPPGTGKTMIGRAVANEVGAHMTVINGPEIMSKFYGETEARLRQIFTEASQRQPAIIFIDELDALCPKREGAQNEVEKRLVATLLTLMDGIGSGHSGQLLVLGATNRPHALDPALRRPGRFDKELEIGVPDAAGRMEIFQKQLSSMPCDISCGELQELADAAHGYVGADLAAVCKEAGLHALRRALGSTPVLSDVQVINRVKVTTFDLRLAMTQVKPSAMREVAIDVPKVQWSDIGGMEEVKLKLKQAVEWPLKHPDAFSRLGIAPPKGVLLYGPPGCSKTMIAKALANESQLNFLSIKGPELLSKYVGESERSVREVFRKARAVAPSIVFFDEIDALAVSRGSSHAGGVGDRVMAQLLIEMDGIEQLKNVTILAATNRPDVIDKALMRPGRLDRIIFVPLPDAATRREIFTLQFRNMPIHPSVHLEELVNRTERYSGAEITAVCREAALAALQENIRAEHVSVRHFHAALDAVKPRIPESLLQSYITYQQEHRGV, from the exons ATGTCATCAAAGAAAAACAAGGCGAAGAGGAGAGTAAGTGAAGGAGAAAAATCCGCTTTACTGTGCGATGAAGCAGATTCATGTGCAGCGAGCGGCGGCTTCACGGTCTCTGACTTCATAGAGAGAG ctGAAGATCAGACCCCACAGCGATGGCGTTCATATCTGGCTCAGATGAGTGTGAACACTATGAAGGGTGTGAATGTCTGTATTGGACAGCCGGTTCTGATCACCAGCAGCGCCAGGCGTcaggag GTGTGTGTGGCGTGGCCCACGTGTCAGTTTCCCTTCAGGCGGGTCGGTCTTCAGTCCAGCGTTCAGTTAAATCTGAGAGTCAAACCTGGAGGTCATGTGACGCTGGAGCCCATCACTGGAGCTCTTCTGCCGGCCGAGCACATCCATCTGTCCCTCAC gcCAGAGGACAAAGTGATCAATACAGAAGAATTCAGGAAGTATCTTCTTCACATGCTGG aCAGTCGGGTTCTTCTCCCGGGTAGCAGTTTGTCTGTGTGGTATTTTGGACGTGGTTGTGTGATGGGGGTGGAGTCAGTGCAGGGTGTAGATGGAGTGACAGTAGAATCTGTCAGCAGCGTTCACCAGACCTCTGTGTCAGACAGAAGCACTCTGGATCTGTCATCGCATCTAGAGCAACTGTCAATCAACCAGAACCAGTTTCAACCATCAGCCAGTACGCCCAACAGACCGCAGAACTCTTCACCTCTGACCCCTCTGTCCCCCTCCACGCCCTGTGAACTCATCCAGCCGGGTCCACGAGAGTCGTCGTTCAGTCCTGTGCTGATAGCGGCTGACACCCCGGGTCAGTCTGCAGCGGTGAGTCTGTCTCCATCTGCCGGTCGCTCCGGGACTGACACCTTTTACAACGTCTGCAGCTCCACCAAACTAAGCATCTCTGACTCCTGCGGCCCGGATGAGAGCTCGGAGGGGCAggagaggtcaaaggtcacttACAGTATGATTGGCGGGCTGAGCAATCAACTTGAGGTGATCAGAGAGACCATCCAACTGCCTCTTAAACACCCGGAACTTTTCAAAAGCTACG GAATCCCGCCCCCTAGAGGAGTGCTACTGTATGGCCCACCCGGCACAGGAAAGACCATGATTGGACGCGCGGTAGCCAATGAAGTGGGAGCACACATGACCGTGATCAACGGCCCTGAGATCATGAGCAA GTTTTATGGGGAAACGGAAGCCAGACTGAGGCAGATATTCACTGAAGCGTCACAGAG GCAGCCGGCGATCATCTTCATCGATGAGTTAGACGCTCTGTGTCCGAAGAGAGAAGGTGCTCAGAATGAAGTGGAGAAACGGCTAGTGGCCACACTGCTGACTCTGATGGACGGCATCGGCTCC GGTCACAGCGGTCAGCTGCTGGTGTTGGGGGCGACGAACCGCCCTCACGCGCTGGATCCCGCCCTGCGACGCCCCGGACGCTTTGATAAAGAGCTGGAGATCGGTGTTCCTGACGCGGCCGGCCGGATGGAGATCTTCCAGAAACAGCTGAGCTCTATGCCCTGTGACATCTCCTGCGGTGAGCTGCAGGAACTCGCCGACGCGGCACACGGATACGTTGGGGCGGATCTGGCTGCCGTCTGCAAAGAAGCCG GTCTACATGCACTAAGGAGGGCTTTAGGATCCACACCTGTTCTCTCTGATGTCCAGGTGATAAACAGAGTAAAGGTCACGACCTTTGACCTCAGGCTGGCCATGACACAGGTCAAACCGAGTGCAATGAGAGAGGTCGCCATCGATGTGCCAAAG gTTCAGTGGAGTGATATTGGTGGGATGGAGGAAGTGAAATTGAAACTGAAGCAGGCTGTTGAGTGGCCGCTGAAACACCCCGATGCTTTCTCCAGGTTGGGTATAGCGCCCCCTAAAGGTGTTCTGCTGTATGGACCACCCGGCTGCTCTAAAACCATGATCGCTAAAGCTTTAGCCAATGAGAGCCAGCTCAATTTCCTCTCCATCAAG GGTCCAGAGTTACTGAGTAAATATGTCGGTGAATCAGAGCGATCCGTCAGAGAG gtTTTCCGGAAGGCCAGAGCGGTCGCTCCATCTATCGTTTTCTTTGATGAGATTGATGCATTAGCTGTGTCAAGAGGAAG ttcTCACGCGGGTGGTGTTGGTGATCGTGTGATGGCTCAGCTGCTCATTGAGATGGACGGAATTGAACAGCTTAAAAACGTCACAATTCTCGCTGCAACCAACAGACCTGATGTGATTGACAag gcGCTGATGCGACCGGGTCGCCTCGACCGCATTATATTTGTTCCTCTGCCTGACGCTGCCACTCGAAGAGAAATTTTCACGCTGCAGTTTCGAAACATGCCCATCCATCCCAGCGTGCACCTGGAGGAGCTGGTGAACCGAACAGAGCGTTACTCTGGGGCAGAG ATAACAGCCGTGTGCAGAGAAGCGGCTCTGGCAGCGTTGCAGGAGAACATCCGCGCAGAACACGTGAGCGTCCGACACTTCCACGCTGCTCTTGACGCAGTCAAACCCAGAATCCCCGAGTCTCTCTTACAATCCTACATCACATATCAGCAGGAACACAGAGGAGTGTAA
- the nudt6 gene encoding nucleoside diphosphate-linked moiety X motif 6 isoform X1, with product MSAVLCRALSKFISVGSVRFSSGCEQRLRGSLLSGDVDRFGGVTVRDFPPQIKEDEFKDLLRESLGQWRSEGRVAVWLLVPITQSRLAAAAACHGFSFHHARRDVAVLSLWVGPGPDRLPAFATHQVGVAGAVVDESCGKVLVVQDRNKTQNAWKFPGGLSDVGENIGDTAVREVFEETGVRSEFRSLLSIRQQHKHPGAFGMSDMYLICRLRPLSYDINFCTHECLRCDWLDLAELARTTETTPITSRIAKLLLHGLEKGFHNIDLCVEELPAVCSAMFYQLYHRPLPEVKET from the exons ATGTCTGCGGTACTCTGTAGGGCTCTCAGTAAGTTTATTTCTGTAGGGTCGGTGCGGTTCAGCTCCGGCTGTGAGCAGCGGCTCCGCGGCTCTCTGCTCTCCGGGGATGTGGATCGGTTCGGGGGTGTGACCGTGCGCGACTTTCCGCCCCAAATAAAGGAGGACGAGTTTAAAGATCTGCTGCGGG aatCTCTAGGTCAGTGGCGCTCTGAGGGGAGGGTCGCCGTGTGGCTGCTTGTTCCCATCACTCAGAGCCGATTGGCTGCGGCAGCTGCGTGTCACGGGTTCAGCTTCCATCACGCCAGGAGAGATGTGGCCGTGCTCAGCCTGTGGGTCGGTCCGGGCCCTGACAGACTGCCGGCGTTTGCCACACATCAAGTAGGAGTCGCCG GTGCTGTTGTGGATGAATCATGTGGTAAAGTTCTCGTTGTTCAGGACAGGAATAAG ACTCAGAATGCTTGGAAGTTTCCTGGTGGTCTGTCAGATGTGGGAGAAAACATTG GCGACACGGCGGTCCGTGAGGTTTTTGAAGAAACTGGGGTCCGATCAGAATTCCGATCTCTGCTCAGTATCCGTCAGCAGCACAAACATCCGGGAGCGTTCGGAATGTCCGACATGTACCTCATCTGCAGACTCCGCCCACTTTCATACGACATTAACTTCTGCACTCACGAGTGTCTGCGCTGCGATTGGCTGGATTTGGCGGAATTAGCTAGGACCACTGAGACGACGCCAATCACCAGTCGAATAGCCAAACTTCTGCTGCACGGTTTAGAGAAAGGCTTTCACAACATTGATCTGTGTGTGGAGGAGCTGCCGGCCGTGTGTTCTGCAATGTTTTATCAGCTCTACCACAGACCACTGCCAGAGGTTAAAGAGACATGA
- the nudt6 gene encoding nucleoside diphosphate-linked moiety X motif 6 isoform X2 — protein MSAVLCRALSKFISVGSVRFSSGCEQRLRGSLLSGDVDRFGGVTVRDFPPQIKEDEFKDLLRESLGQWRSEGRVAVWLLVPITQSRLAAAAACHGFSFHHARRDVAVLSLWVGPGPDRLPAFATHQVGVAGDTAVREVFEETGVRSEFRSLLSIRQQHKHPGAFGMSDMYLICRLRPLSYDINFCTHECLRCDWLDLAELARTTETTPITSRIAKLLLHGLEKGFHNIDLCVEELPAVCSAMFYQLYHRPLPEVKET, from the exons ATGTCTGCGGTACTCTGTAGGGCTCTCAGTAAGTTTATTTCTGTAGGGTCGGTGCGGTTCAGCTCCGGCTGTGAGCAGCGGCTCCGCGGCTCTCTGCTCTCCGGGGATGTGGATCGGTTCGGGGGTGTGACCGTGCGCGACTTTCCGCCCCAAATAAAGGAGGACGAGTTTAAAGATCTGCTGCGGG aatCTCTAGGTCAGTGGCGCTCTGAGGGGAGGGTCGCCGTGTGGCTGCTTGTTCCCATCACTCAGAGCCGATTGGCTGCGGCAGCTGCGTGTCACGGGTTCAGCTTCCATCACGCCAGGAGAGATGTGGCCGTGCTCAGCCTGTGGGTCGGTCCGGGCCCTGACAGACTGCCGGCGTTTGCCACACATCAAGTAGGAGTCGCCG GCGACACGGCGGTCCGTGAGGTTTTTGAAGAAACTGGGGTCCGATCAGAATTCCGATCTCTGCTCAGTATCCGTCAGCAGCACAAACATCCGGGAGCGTTCGGAATGTCCGACATGTACCTCATCTGCAGACTCCGCCCACTTTCATACGACATTAACTTCTGCACTCACGAGTGTCTGCGCTGCGATTGGCTGGATTTGGCGGAATTAGCTAGGACCACTGAGACGACGCCAATCACCAGTCGAATAGCCAAACTTCTGCTGCACGGTTTAGAGAAAGGCTTTCACAACATTGATCTGTGTGTGGAGGAGCTGCCGGCCGTGTGTTCTGCAATGTTTTATCAGCTCTACCACAGACCACTGCCAGAGGTTAAAGAGACATGA
- the fgf2 gene encoding fibroblast growth factor 2 has product MRLRGSAGHRKETGEVGGEAPGGHGGAPVLRRGEEREKAKEQRRRGEMAAGEITTLPASPDDGASGGFPTANFKEPKRLYCKNGGYFLRVNSDGRVDGIREKRDPHIRLQLQATAVGEVLIKGICANRYLAMSADGRLFGTRRVTDECYFFERLESNNYNTYRSRKYSDWYVALKRTGQYKSGSKTSPGQKAVLFLPMSAKC; this is encoded by the exons ATGCGACTCCGCGGGTCTGCGGGCCACCGGAAGGAGACGGGGGAGGTGGGGGGGGAGGCGCCGGGAGGCCACGGAGGGGCTCCGGTGCTGCGGAGGGGGGAGGAGAGGGAGAAAGCAAAAGAGCAAAGGAGAAGAGGAGAGATGGCTGCGGGAGAAATCACCACTCTCCCGGCCTCTCCCGACGACGGGGCCAGCGGAGGATTTCCCACGGCCAACTTCAAGGAACCCAAACGATTGTACTGCAAAAACGGAGGTTACTTTCTGCGCGTAAACTCGGACGGCAGGGTGGACGGCATCCGGGAGAAAAGGGACCCACACA ttCGGCTGCAGCTTCAGGCGACGGCTGTAGGTGAAGTGCTGATCAAGGGAATCTGTGCCAACCGTTATCTGGCCATGAGCGCTGACGGACGACTTTTCGGGACG AGAAGAGTCACAGATGAATGTTATTTCTTTGAACGTCTGGAGTCCAATAACTACAACACATACAGATCCCGGAAATACTCCGACTGGTATGTGGCTCTGAAGAGAACAGGCCAGTATAAATCAGGTTCTAAGACCAGTCCGGGCCAGAAGGCTGTTCTGTTCCTCCCGATGTCTGCCAAATGTTGA